A genomic region of Arachis stenosperma cultivar V10309 chromosome 9, arast.V10309.gnm1.PFL2, whole genome shotgun sequence contains the following coding sequences:
- the LOC130949795 gene encoding uncharacterized protein LOC130949795 — protein sequence MFAFLSVNIPLIKIHQHMPPYIKCMKELLIKKRTLKGGQTVIMNKECSALIKKDLPLKKKDPGSFHIPCAIGDTRIDRGFCDLGASINVIPLSLMKRLQINEFKSTDVIIQLADKTQKQAEGVVENVSVKVGYYFLPTDFVVLDMEESFLHPIILGRLFLATARTLIDVEQGELILKIHDEHLTFHVFKPTPEFEPQPKEPKDYHNKICLEESNSEPEAGSLK from the coding sequence ATGTTTGCATTCCTCAGTGTCAACATACCCTTGATCAAAATTCACCAACATATGCCTCCATACATCAAGTGCATGAAAGAGCTGCTGATCAAGAAAAGAACCTTGAAAGGGGGACAAACAGTGATAATGaacaaggaatgtagtgccCTCATCAAGAAAGACTTACCTCTGAAGAAAAAAGATCCGGGGAGCTTTCATATCCCCTGCGCCATAGGAGATACAAGGATTGATAGAGGATTCTGTGAcctaggagctagcataaatgtgataCCTCTATCTCTCATGAAGAGGTTGCAAATCAATGAGTTCAAATCTACAGATGTAATCATCCAATTGGCTGATAAAACTCAGAAGCAAGCTGAGGGAGTAGTCGAGAATGTATCGGTCAAAGTGGGATATTACTTTCTCCCCACtgactttgttgttttggacaTGGAAGAAAGTTTCCTCCATCcaatcatcctaggaagactgtttctagccactgctagaaCGCTCATAGATGTGGAACAAGGAGAGTTAATACTGAAAATACATGATGAACATCTCACCTTCCATGTTTTCAAACCCACACCAGAATTTGAGCCACAACCTAAAGAGCCGAAGGATTATCACAACAAAATATGCCTGGAGGAAAGCAACAGTGAACCAGAAGCAGGGTCCCTGAAATAA